A section of the Glandiceps talaboti chromosome 8, keGlaTala1.1, whole genome shotgun sequence genome encodes:
- the LOC144438773 gene encoding sialidase-3-like isoform X2, with the protein MHVGQNNNRGDVMAYGLKDTALFYKGLLGYNTSRIPALVYKDDTFIAFCEARKDTDLDIGNMDIISRRGKRSGSKVIWDQPTIVASIPGKRTMNPTPIVDKQRGAIVFIFISLYPDSGEKDLLGGGVYNESVHMTKSLDNGMTWSKPVDLTGSTLAKMQPTPAMFATGPGHGIQLKSGRLIVPANAFFKDKKNGAVGQRGCVDYSVVLYSDDGGSHWEVGGRVPLGKDRHGNFIQTNEVQAVEVDDNVVCLNSRTLSSHHTRAISCSYDGGITFKYPKLAHRLIEPGFKVIGGTVISGNFSGCQASVIAFPAPPNTVFNVNVTKTWVLFSNPADAMERKDTSIRLSKDGMKTWSLPWTINFEAGAYSDLTYFETEEGINRVQNFGILYEKGFRDAYETIVFRTFTLNDVLAGIL; encoded by the exons ATGCATGTGGGCCAAAACAACAATAGGGGTGATGTTATGGCGTATGGCTTAAAAG ATACAGCACTATTTTATAAAGGCTTATTAGGATACAATACATCAAG AATTCCTGCCCTGGTGTACAAGGACGACACATTCATAGCTTTCTGTGAGGCTAGGAAAGACACTGACCTTGATATTGGTAACATGGATATCATTTCAAGAAGAGGAAAGAgatcagggtcaaaggtcatttggGATCAGCCAACAATTGTTGCCAGTATACCTGGTAAAAG AACAATGAATCCAACACCAATAGTTGACAAGCAGAGAGGTGCCATAGTGTTTATTTTTATCTCTCTTTATCCTGATTCTGGAGAAAAAGATCTATTGGGAGGTGGCGTATACAATGAATCAGTCCACATGACAAAG AGCCTTGATAATGGTATGACTTGGAGTAAACCTGTTGATCTCACTGGGAGTACACTAGCAAAAATGCAGCCAACTCCAGCAATGTTTGCAACAG GTCCTGGCCATGGAATCCAATTGAAATCAGGAAGATTAATTGTTCCAGCTAATGCCTTtttcaaagacaaaaaaaatg GTGCCGTGGGACAGCGAGGCTGCGTTGATTATTCAGTGGTTCTATACAGTGATGATGGCGGAAGTCATTGGGAAGTTGGTGGCCGTGTACCGCTCGGAAAGGACAGACATGGAAATTTCATACAGACAAATGAAGTACAG GCTGTTGAAGTAGATGACAATGTTGTGTGTTTGAACAGTCGTACCCTCAGCTCTCACCATACACGTGCAATATCATGCAGTTACGATGGTGGTATCACATTCAAATATCCCAAGCTAGCACACAGATTAATTGAACCTGGATTCAAGGTCATCGGAGGAACAGTTATATCTGGAAACTTCTCTGGATGTCAG GCCAGTGTAATAGCATTTCCAGCACCTCCCAACACAGTTTTCAATGTTAACGTGACCAAAACTTGGGTGTTGTTCTCAAACCCAGCTGATGCTATGGAGAGGAAAGATACATCTATACGACTGAGTAAAGATGGCATGAAGACGTGGAGTTTGCCATGGACAATCAACTTTGAAGCTGGGGCCTACTCAGACCTCACATATTTTGAAACTGAAGAGGGCATCAACAGAGTGCAGAACTTTGGTATCCTATACGAAAAAGGCTTTCGAGATGCGTATGAAACAATCGTTTTCAGAACTTTCACATTAAATGATGTCCTTGCAGGAATTTTGTAG
- the LOC144438773 gene encoding sialidase-3-like isoform X1: MHVGQNNNRGDVMAYGLKDTALFYKGLLGYNTSRIPALVYKDDTFIAFCEARKDTDLDIGNMDIISRRGKRSGSKVIWDQPTIVASIPGKRTMNPTPVVDNVRNAVVMLYVSYSAEYDQFDIIENGTLQQSLHFTKSLDNGMTWSKPVDLTGSTLAKMQPTPAMFATGPGHGIQLKSGRLIVPANAFFKDKKNGAVGQRGCVDYSVVLYSDDGGSHWEVGGRVPLGKDRHGNFIQTNEVQAVEVDDNVVCLNSRTLSSHHTRAISCSYDGGITFKYPKLAHRLIEPGFKVIGGTVISGNFSGCQASVIAFPAPPNTVFNVNVTKTWVLFSNPADAMERKDTSIRLSKDGMKTWSLPWTINFEAGAYSDLTYFETEEGINRVQNFGILYEKGFRDAYETIVFRTFTLNDVLAGIL; the protein is encoded by the exons ATGCATGTGGGCCAAAACAACAATAGGGGTGATGTTATGGCGTATGGCTTAAAAG ATACAGCACTATTTTATAAAGGCTTATTAGGATACAATACATCAAG AATTCCTGCCCTGGTGTACAAGGACGACACATTCATAGCTTTCTGTGAGGCTAGGAAAGACACTGACCTTGATATTGGTAACATGGATATCATTTCAAGAAGAGGAAAGAgatcagggtcaaaggtcatttggGATCAGCCAACAATTGTTGCCAGTATACCTGGTAAAAG GACCATGAATCCTACTCCTGTCGTTGATAATGTCAGGAATGCAGTGGTGATGCTGTATGTATCATACTCGGCTGAGTATGATCAGTTTGATATTATAGAAAATGGTACATTGCAACAAAGTCTTCATTTCACTAAG AGCCTTGATAATGGTATGACTTGGAGTAAACCTGTTGATCTCACTGGGAGTACACTAGCAAAAATGCAGCCAACTCCAGCAATGTTTGCAACAG GTCCTGGCCATGGAATCCAATTGAAATCAGGAAGATTAATTGTTCCAGCTAATGCCTTtttcaaagacaaaaaaaatg GTGCCGTGGGACAGCGAGGCTGCGTTGATTATTCAGTGGTTCTATACAGTGATGATGGCGGAAGTCATTGGGAAGTTGGTGGCCGTGTACCGCTCGGAAAGGACAGACATGGAAATTTCATACAGACAAATGAAGTACAG GCTGTTGAAGTAGATGACAATGTTGTGTGTTTGAACAGTCGTACCCTCAGCTCTCACCATACACGTGCAATATCATGCAGTTACGATGGTGGTATCACATTCAAATATCCCAAGCTAGCACACAGATTAATTGAACCTGGATTCAAGGTCATCGGAGGAACAGTTATATCTGGAAACTTCTCTGGATGTCAG GCCAGTGTAATAGCATTTCCAGCACCTCCCAACACAGTTTTCAATGTTAACGTGACCAAAACTTGGGTGTTGTTCTCAAACCCAGCTGATGCTATGGAGAGGAAAGATACATCTATACGACTGAGTAAAGATGGCATGAAGACGTGGAGTTTGCCATGGACAATCAACTTTGAAGCTGGGGCCTACTCAGACCTCACATATTTTGAAACTGAAGAGGGCATCAACAGAGTGCAGAACTTTGGTATCCTATACGAAAAAGGCTTTCGAGATGCGTATGAAACAATCGTTTTCAGAACTTTCACATTAAATGATGTCCTTGCAGGAATTTTGTAG
- the LOC144438888 gene encoding uncharacterized protein LOC144438888 yields MSLSKQLLQTIGREGSKEGQLKQPCGLAAWHAGEVVVADRGNSRVQVFDRNGQYKYHFSYDNFKRPFDPVDIAVTRDDSILVTDYSNCKILVFDRHGQMIDQVGYHEIHGPWGITVRHDGSFYVVDRDIKCLVFYDMYGSYVKTIGGAGQGLNEFRFPLYVATAQDGNIYISDSVSQAVKVFDTDGNYSHQFSLRGQKAGHIFWPTGVAVDKEDNVIVAEFQDVLGGGYNRLQRFKSDGTFIDRIDSESHDLSHPEGLAVSLNIGSNQKLYVSDWGNNCVKVYQIYVA; encoded by the coding sequence ATGTCACTATCAAAACAACTTCTACAGACCATAGGGAGAGAAGGTTCAAAGGAAGGGCAACTCAAACAACCATGTGGACTTGCAGCATGGCATGCAGGTGAAGTTGTTGTTGCTGATCGTGGAAATAGTAGAGTTCAGGTCTTTGACCGCAATGGACAATATAAATACCACTTCTCCTATGATAACTTCAAGAGGCCTTTCGATCCAGTAGACATAGCTGTTACAAGAGATGATAGCATCTTAGTGACCGATTACAGCAACTGTAAGATTCTTGTCTTTGACAGACATGGACAGATGATTGACCAGGTAGGCTATCATGAAATCCATGGACCATGGGGTATTACAGTCAGGCACGATGGTAGTTTTTATGTTGTAGACAGGGACATCAAATGTTTAGTTTTCTACGACATGTATGGAAGCTATGTTAAGACTATCGGTGGTGCTGGACAGGGACTGAACGAATTTCGGTTTCCACTGTACGTTGCCACAGCCCAAGATGGTAATATTTACATCTCAGATAGTGTTAGTCAGGCTGTCAAGGTGTTTGACACTGATGGGAATTACAGTCATCAGTTCAGTTTACGAGGCCAAAAAGCCGGACACATCTTTTGGCCAACTGGAGTTGCTGTTGATAAGGAGGACAACGTGATTGTGGCTGAATTTCAAGATGTACTTGGTGGTGGCTACAACAGACTCCAGCGGTTCAAGTCTGATGGTACATTCATTGACAGGATAGACAGTGAAAGTCATGATCTGAGCCATCCAGAAGGTTTAGCTGTCAGTCTCAATATTGGGAGCAATCAGAAACTGTATGTATCAGATTGGGGAAATAATTGTGTGAAGGTCTACCAAATATACGTTGCATAG
- the LOC144439037 gene encoding neuralized-like protein 4: MAEDFGDRLFSLDFGTKKTTTMGNGAGVPSEIPSEIADFFPGNKARTGPGPRPQGQRRDLGTIIAEKLFIETFENPTTEVTVQQRNHGWDPRDCSQSFQVMDDGVTARRLQRTANTGNTEAVRSKKSYQVGVHTFQIHWPQQERGSHAVVGVGSPDVELTLHGYCSLVGSTANSWGWNVCDKTLHHCGKVVGSYPSGGRSIQDTFSMVLDLDVGTLSFKTHDGKDLGTAFRNIPKGDMQLCVMASATAGDCHIQMKYLGSKESSQSTRDWEIFSHPAPTDQTFYTFDYKCGKNAEIMYDGKRARRKDATKCRDNAIVVTSQPLDDNELFEIRLDSKVSGWAGALEVGVTTTSADLYGFPPSLTDCQSGLTFTWSGKHVWRNAKEYLKVGQDLDNVTVGDKIGVKKDGGSLKFYFNGSVVGQEVSLAEFSGSLYGAVSIDGETEQVTIMAPERCLSRMSTARPHKEVAATTTPISIMMGMRSTIDTLREMRLEPAVIAVEINTTIVKPYIDRRSDKTTKLQYGDHLADLGAAEEFTQIIKRFSKPIDKMTEDAWKAIEVVRLACWNYSDASLKLAAQLGRAGLLVILLNELDKFGIPKTRDEKLRFMVLSTLNILHNCAKATENRQIYRDKHALGRVAKFLKSDDREYVMVAALILSFISEDDNMDLVELDTRAAKHILGVLKKALDSKSQYGRADESGYSVLELVQGLGSLAMNRQNQATLMQCGALPVMVMAMNKGGPMEQEHAASIVMRMAQYGEDNRNKIGKDKDVIAALRRLMQSNCIPVYEAAERAMMTIKPTMNFQVLGTAPSGKKTVGRNVREQPNCEYMDLCRRFLASLDIPDGFINSKFNVCYCNNCHVIRGDFFYYTRGEPPMDYGLPIGWSRYGLHVHKQRAGALKIFKEWHVAFHGTTPSAVKHIIETGELLMAGDVAYGGVKLTEGKGHYTEKWKPEGFDTKNIFMSPTIRYAGIDCYSKPDKYTDGETGKTYEVKVAFQVCVRPGSYRIGKQTVGAHFRLDPRFDNQEIEWYTKERGAVILYGVLIKLINTSDPLSCIGY; encoded by the exons aTTTCGGTGACAGATTGTTCTCTCTAGACTTTGGAACCAAAAAGACAACAACGATGGGCAATGGTGCCGGAGTGCCATCGGAGATACCATCGGAAATAGCCGATTTTTTCCCCGGAAATAAGGCGAGGACCGGGCCCGGGCCAAGACCACAAGGTCAGCGACGCGATCTCGGAACGATAATAGCAGAGAAATTATTCATCGAAACCTTTGAAAATCCCACTACCGAAGTGACAGTGCAACAACGAAACCATGGTTGGGATCCACGAGACTGTTCGCAGAGCTTTCAAGTCATGGACGATGGCGTTACCGCGAGACGACTTCAAAGAACTGCAAATACTGGAAATACTGAAGCTGTTAGGAGCAAAAAGTCGTATCAAGTCGGCGTTCACACTTTTCAAATACACTGGCCTCAACAAGAGCGCGGATCACACGCGGTGGTCGGAGTAGGTTCGCCCGATGTTGAACTCACTCTTCACGGTTATTGCTCACTGGTAGGAAGTACAGCAAATTCCTGGGGCTGGAATGTTTGTGATAAAACCTTACACCATTGTGGTAAAGTTGTCGGAAGTTACCCAAGTGGAGGTCGATCGATACAAGATACATTCAGTATGGTGTTAGATCTTGATGTAGGCACTTTAAG TTTCAAAACACATGATGGAAAAGACCTTGGAACAGCATTCAGAAATATCCCGAAAGGTGACATGCAACTTTGTGTTATGGCCAGCGCTACAGCTGGTGATTGccatatacaaatgaaatatcttGGAAGTAAAG AAAGCAGCCAATCAACAAGAGACTGGGAAATATTTTCACATCCAGCTCCTACTGATCAGACCTTTTATACGTTTGATTACAAGTGTGGTAAGAACGCAGAAATAATGTACGATGGGAAAAGAGCAAGGAGGAAGGA TGCAACAAAATGTCGTGATAACGCTATAGTGGTGACGTCACAACCCCTAGACGACAACGAGCTCTTTGAAATTCGACTCGATTCTAAGGTTTCTGGATGGGCTGGTGCCTTGGAAGTTGGTGTTACGACTACTTCAGCTGACCTGTATGGGTTTCCACCGTCTCTGACAGACTGTCAATCTGGGCTTACTTTCACATGGAGCGGCAAACATGTATGGAGAAATGCCAAGGAATATTTGAAGGTTGGACAAGATCTAGACAATGTCACA GTAGGTGACAAAATTGGTGTGAAAAAAGACGGTGGTTCATTGAAGTTTTATTTCAATGGCAGTGTCGTAGGTCAAGAGGTGTCATTGGCCGAGTTTTCAGGCTCACTTTATGGTGCTGTGAGTATTGATGGAGAGACAGAACAAGTCACTATTATGG CTCCAGAAAGGTGTTTAAGTCGAATGTCCACAGCCCGCCCTCACAAGGAGGTTGCTGCAACTACGACACCAATATCCATTATGATGGGTATGCGCTCGACCATCGACACACTGCGAGAAATGAGGTTGGAGCCTGCAGTGATAGCTGTCGAAATCAACACAACTATCGTAAAACCATACATTGATCGTCGTTCCGACAAAACTACCAAGCTACAGTATGGCGACCACTTGGCCGATTTGGGAGCTGCTGAAGAGTTCACCCAAATCATAAAACGATTTTCAAAGCCAATCGATAAAATGACTGAAGACGCCTGGAAGGCAATTGAGGTAGTACGCCTCGCTTGCTGGAACTACTCAGACGCGAGTCTTAAGCTGGCTGCACAACTAGGGCGTGCTGGACTATTAGTAATACTTCTCAATGAGTTAGACAAATTTGGAATTCCAAAAACACGTGACGAG AAACTCAGATTCATGGTTCTATCGACGCTAAATATTCTTCACAACTGTGCCAAGGCGACAGAGAATCGACAGATTTATCGAGACAAGCACGCCCTCGGACGAGTTGCCAAGTTCCTGAAATCCGACGACCGAGAGTACGTGATGGTCGCAGCCCTTATATTGTCCTTCATTTCGGAGGATGATAACATGGACTTGGTGGAATTGGACACCAGGGCTGCAAAGCATATCTTGGGAGTTCTCAAGAAGGCTTTGGACTCGAAGAGCCAGTACGGCCGTGCTGACGAAAGCGGGTACTCAGTGTTAGAACTGGTGCAAGGATTGGGCAGTTTGGCCATGAATCGACAAAACCAGGCGACGTTGATGCAGTGTGGAGCGTTACCTGTTATGGTGATGGCGATGAACAAAGGAGGACCGATGGAGCAGGAGCATGCTGCCAGTATAGTAATGAGAATGGCTCAGTACGGCGAAGACAACAGGAACAAAATTGGAAAGGACAAAGACGTCATTGCAGCTCTAAGAAGACTGATGCAAAGCAACTGCATACCGGTTTATGAGGCTGCAGAGAGAGCCATGATGACTATTAAACCAACTATGAACTTCCAAGTTcttggtacag CACCAAGTGGAAAAAAGACTGTTGGTCGTAATGTCCGAGAGCAACCAAACTGTGAATATATGGATCTGTGCAGAAGATTCTTAGCTTCCTTAGATATACCAG aTGGTTTTATAAACTCGAAGTTCAACGTTTGTTACTGTAATAACTGTCACGTGATCAGAGGTGATTTCTTTTATTACACTCGTGGAGAACCGCCGATGGATTATGGTCTACCTATTGGATGGAGTCGTTATGGTTTACA TGTTCATAAACAGAGAGCAGGGGCCTTGAAGATTTTTAAGGAATGGCATGTAGCTTTCCACGGAACTACCCCAAGTGCTGTCAAACATATCATTGAGACCGGCGAACTCCTCATGGCTG GTGACGTGGCATACGGTGGAGTCAAGCTGACAGAAGGAAAGGGACATTACACTGAAAAGTGGAAACCAGAGGGATTTGACACAAAGAACATATTCATGTCACCAACAATCCGATACGCTGGCATTGATTGTTACTCTAAACCAGACAA GTATACAGACGGAGAGACTGGTAAAACCTACGAGGTTAAGGTAGCCTTTCAGGTATGCGTACGACCAGGCAGCTACAGAATTGGTAAACAAACGGTCGGGGCACACTTTCGACTGGACCCTCGATTTGATAACCAGGAGATTGAATGGTACACAAAAGAAAGAGGAGCTGTCATTTTGTACGGAGTACTCATTAAGTTGATTAATACAAGCGATCCGTTATCCTGCATTGGGTATTAA